The Thermoanaerobaculia bacterium genome contains a region encoding:
- a CDS encoding lmo0937 family membrane protein, which produces MLLTIAIILFIAWILGFFAFHVTAGLIHLLLVLAVIAFVVNLFTGRRSVV; this is translated from the coding sequence ATGCTGCTGACGATTGCCATCATTCTTTTCATCGCCTGGATCCTGGGGTTCTTCGCGTTCCACGTGACCGCGGGTCTGATTCACCTGCTGCTCGTTCTCGCGGTGATCGCGTTCGTCGTGAACCTGTTCACGGGGCGCCGCTCCGTCGTCTGA
- a CDS encoding type 1 glutamine amidotransferase domain-containing protein, translating to MTGKIEGRKVAILATEGFEQSELLEPRRALEDAGAKTRVVSPMPGEIRGWKKDDWGKKVDVDLALDEADAAEFDALLLPGGVMNPDRLRMDPRAVAFVKSFVDSGKPIAAICHGPWTLIEAGAASGRRMTSWPSLRTDLRNAGAEWVDEEVVVDNGLITSRKPDDIPAFNRKMIEEFAEGRHARAATEPAFIRA from the coding sequence ATGACCGGGAAGATCGAAGGACGGAAGGTCGCGATCCTCGCGACGGAAGGGTTCGAGCAGTCGGAGCTCCTGGAGCCCAGGAGGGCGCTCGAGGACGCGGGGGCGAAGACGCGCGTCGTGTCGCCGATGCCGGGCGAGATCCGCGGATGGAAGAAGGACGACTGGGGGAAGAAAGTCGACGTCGACCTCGCGCTGGACGAGGCCGACGCCGCGGAGTTCGACGCGCTGCTCCTTCCCGGCGGCGTCATGAATCCCGACAGGCTGCGGATGGACCCGCGGGCGGTTGCGTTCGTGAAGAGCTTTGTCGATTCCGGGAAGCCGATCGCGGCGATCTGCCACGGGCCCTGGACGCTGATCGAGGCCGGCGCGGCGAGCGGCCGGAGAATGACTTCCTGGCCCTCGCTCCGGACCGACCTGCGCAACGCCGGGGCCGAGTGGGTCGACGAGGAGGTCGTCGTCGACAACGGGCTGATCACGAGCCGGAAGCCGGACGACATCCCCGCGTTCAACCGGAAAATGATCGAGGAGTTCGCCGAGGGGCGGCACGCCCGCGCGGCGACGGAGCCGGCGTTCATCCGCGCGTAA